A stretch of the Staphylococcus sp. NRL 16/872 genome encodes the following:
- the rimI gene encoding ribosomal protein S18-alanine N-acetyltransferase has protein sequence MVKPAESELTIRAMQVDDVPSVFDIERESFNDSSWTIDAFYHELNENNFAKYFVIIFENEIIGYLGLWIVIDQAQITTVAIRKDYRGYGLGQLLLKYVMDFAKTTCDVMSLEVRVTNYVAQHVYTNLGFQFGGKRKNYYGEGEDALVMWVNLNE, from the coding sequence TTGGTTAAACCAGCAGAATCAGAATTAACGATACGAGCAATGCAAGTCGATGATGTCCCAAGTGTATTTGATATTGAACGTGAAAGTTTTAATGACAGTTCTTGGACAATTGATGCGTTTTATCATGAATTGAATGAAAATAACTTCGCAAAGTATTTTGTTATCATTTTCGAAAATGAAATTATTGGTTATTTAGGGCTCTGGATAGTGATTGATCAAGCTCAGATCACTACCGTGGCAATTCGCAAAGATTATAGAGGTTATGGATTAGGACAATTATTACTTAAATATGTGATGGATTTCGCAAAAACAACATGTGATGTCATGAGCTTAGAAGTTAGGGTAACAAATTATGTAGCACAACATGTCTACACAAATTTGGGATTCCAATTTGGAGGAAAACGAAAAAATTATTATGGAGAAGGCGAGGATGCATTAGTCATGTGGGTGAATTTAAATGAATAA
- the tsaD gene encoding tRNA (adenosine(37)-N6)-threonylcarbamoyltransferase complex transferase subunit TsaD, with amino-acid sequence MNNETLILAVETSCDETSVSVIKNGDTILSNTVLSQIESHKRFGGVVPEVASRHHVEGITATIEEALVAADVTMEEIDAIAVTQGPGLIGALLIGINAAKALAFAYDKPLIPVHHIAGHIYANHLEEPLTFPLMALIVSGGHTELVYMKDHMNFEVIGETRDDAVGEAYDKVARTIGLPYPGGPEVDRLAALGEDTYDFPRVWLEKDSYDFSFSGLKSAVINKLHNLKQKNEEINKANVATSFQNSVVDVLSTKAIHACEEYNVNRLIVAGGVASNKGLRQRLQELCKTHDIKLSIPSPKLCTDNAAMIGAAAYYFYKAGITADLDLNGQNNMDIEEATVE; translated from the coding sequence ATGAATAATGAAACTTTAATATTAGCAGTAGAAACTAGCTGTGATGAAACAAGTGTCAGTGTGATTAAAAACGGCGATACCATATTATCGAATACTGTATTAAGCCAAATCGAAAGTCATAAACGCTTCGGTGGTGTCGTGCCTGAAGTGGCAAGTAGACACCATGTTGAAGGTATCACTGCAACAATTGAAGAGGCACTCGTTGCTGCTGATGTCACAATGGAAGAGATTGACGCTATTGCAGTAACACAAGGGCCTGGTTTAATTGGGGCATTGTTAATTGGCATCAATGCTGCGAAAGCTCTAGCATTTGCTTATGACAAGCCACTTATTCCGGTTCATCATATTGCAGGTCATATTTATGCGAATCATTTAGAGGAACCGTTAACGTTTCCTTTAATGGCACTAATCGTTTCTGGTGGGCATACAGAATTAGTTTATATGAAAGATCATATGAATTTCGAAGTGATTGGTGAAACGCGTGATGATGCAGTCGGTGAAGCCTATGACAAAGTTGCTAGAACGATTGGTTTACCATATCCAGGTGGCCCAGAAGTAGATAGATTAGCTGCTTTAGGTGAGGATACGTATGATTTCCCAAGAGTATGGCTTGAGAAAGATAGCTATGATTTTAGTTTTAGTGGCTTGAAAAGTGCTGTAATTAATAAATTACATAATTTAAAACAAAAAAATGAAGAAATTAATAAAGCAAATGTTGCTACAAGTTTTCAAAATAGTGTAGTCGACGTATTAAGTACGAAAGCGATTCACGCTTGTGAGGAATATAATGTTAATCGTTTAATTGTAGCAGGAGGCGTTGCGAGTAATAAAGGTTTACGTCAACGTTTACAAGAATTATGTAAAACACATGATATCAAACTCTCTATACCAAGCCCTAAATTATGTACAGACAATGCAGCAATGATTGGTGCTGCTGCATATTATTTCTATAAAGCTGGTATTACAGCAGATTTAGATTTAAATGGCCAAAATAATATGGATATTGAAGAAGCAACTGTTGAATAA
- a CDS encoding ABC-F family ATP-binding cassette domain-containing protein, which yields MILMQLNDISKSFDGEDIFTHVNFEVKTGERIGIVGRNGAGKSTLMKIIAGVEDYDSGHISKIKNLRMGYLTQQMTLNSSSTVFEEMSKPFEHIKNMEGLIKVETDWLAMHANDYDTEDYQHHMERYESLSNQFEQLEGYQYESKIKTVLHGLNFKEEDFGKPINDFSGGQKTRLSLAQMLLSEPDLLLLDEPTNHLDLETTKWLEDYLKYFKGAIVIISHDRYFLDKIVTQIYDVALGDIKRYVGNYEQFIEQRDKYYEQRMQEYEKQQEEIKRLETFVEKNITRASTSGMAKSRRKTLEKMERIDKPMLDARSANIQFGFERNTGNDVMHIHNLEIGYEIPITNPINIEITKGDHIAIIGPNGVGKTTLIKTIANRQAKLGGEVVFGANLQIGYYDQKQAEFKSNKTILDYVWDQYSNMNEKDVRAVLGRFLFVQDDVKKIINDLSGGEKARLQLALLMLQRDNVLILDEPTNHLDIDSKEMLEQALQHFEGTILFVSHDRYFINQLANKVFDLDKDGGQMYLGDYQYYIEKTEEAAALEIFEAERTDDHTGGAEISSNKQNSSYDNQKQQRREQRKLERQIEQCEEKIEQFENDITHIDEQLTQPEIFNDPIKASELANEKMETEQKLEQVMIEWEELQEML from the coding sequence ATGATATTAATGCAATTAAATGACATTTCGAAGTCATTCGATGGTGAAGATATATTTACTCATGTTAATTTCGAAGTTAAAACTGGCGAACGTATAGGTATCGTTGGACGAAATGGCGCTGGTAAGTCAACATTAATGAAGATTATCGCAGGTGTTGAAGACTATGATAGTGGCCATATTTCTAAAATTAAAAATTTGCGTATGGGTTATTTAACTCAACAAATGACACTCAACTCTTCATCGACTGTGTTTGAAGAAATGTCTAAACCTTTTGAACACATTAAAAATATGGAAGGTTTAATTAAAGTAGAAACAGATTGGTTAGCTATGCATGCCAATGATTATGATACTGAAGACTATCAACATCATATGGAACGCTATGAATCGTTGTCTAATCAATTTGAACAACTTGAGGGCTATCAATACGAAAGTAAGATTAAAACTGTGTTGCATGGTCTGAATTTTAAAGAAGAAGATTTCGGCAAACCTATCAACGACTTTAGCGGTGGGCAAAAAACACGCTTATCACTAGCACAAATGTTATTAAGTGAGCCTGATTTATTATTATTAGATGAACCGACTAACCATCTTGATTTAGAAACGACAAAATGGTTGGAAGACTATTTAAAATACTTTAAAGGTGCCATCGTCATTATTAGTCACGATCGTTACTTCCTTGATAAAATCGTGACACAAATTTATGATGTGGCGCTTGGAGATATTAAACGTTACGTGGGTAATTATGAACAATTTATCGAACAACGCGATAAATATTATGAACAGCGTATGCAAGAATATGAAAAACAACAGGAAGAAATTAAACGTCTTGAAACGTTTGTAGAGAAAAATATTACCCGTGCCTCTACTAGCGGTATGGCTAAAAGTCGACGTAAAACGCTAGAAAAAATGGAACGCATCGATAAACCTATGTTAGATGCAAGAAGCGCCAATATTCAATTTGGCTTTGAACGCAACACTGGTAATGATGTTATGCATATTCATAATTTAGAAATCGGATATGAAATACCTATTACTAATCCTATAAATATCGAAATCACTAAAGGCGATCATATCGCTATTATTGGCCCTAATGGTGTAGGTAAAACAACGCTAATTAAAACAATTGCCAATCGTCAAGCTAAATTAGGTGGCGAGGTTGTCTTCGGTGCTAATCTTCAAATTGGATACTACGATCAAAAGCAAGCTGAATTTAAATCTAATAAGACGATTTTAGATTATGTTTGGGATCAATATTCTAATATGAATGAAAAAGATGTTCGAGCTGTATTAGGACGTTTTTTATTTGTACAAGATGACGTCAAGAAAATCATCAATGATTTATCTGGGGGCGAAAAAGCTCGTCTTCAACTTGCATTATTAATGTTACAAAGAGATAATGTATTGATTCTAGACGAACCGACCAACCATTTAGACATAGATTCAAAGGAAATGTTAGAACAAGCTTTACAACATTTTGAAGGTACAATCTTATTTGTTTCTCACGACCGTTATTTCATTAACCAATTAGCGAATAAAGTATTTGATTTAGATAAAGACGGGGGACAAATGTATCTTGGAGATTATCAATATTATATTGAAAAGACAGAAGAAGCAGCTGCCTTAGAAATTTTTGAAGCCGAACGCACTGATGATCATACAGGTGGAGCTGAGATTTCAAGTAATAAACAAAATAGTAGTTATGATAATCAAAAACAACAACGTAGAGAACAACGTAAATTAGAACGTCAAATTGAACAATGTGAAGAAAAAATAGAACAATTTGAAAACGATATAACTCATATCGATGAACAACTCACCCAACCTGAAATATTTAATGATCCTATCAAAGCATCTGAACTTGCTAATGAGAAAATGGAAACCGAACAGAAATTAGAACAAGTCATGATAGAATGGGAAGAATTACAAGAAATGTTATAA
- a CDS encoding redox-sensing transcriptional repressor Rex produces MAQNQAKIPRATLKRLPLYYRFVNTLKTKGIDRVNSKTISEALNIESATIRRDFSYFGELGKKGYGYNIDSLLEFFKSELSDSEEIHIAIVGVGNLGRALLTYNFSIHDEMTITEAFDIDKDIVDQQVGKVKVHHMDDLQQVLETQDINVVILTTPEKAAQNVVDQLVEANVKGILNFTPARIEVPKTVQVHHIDLGIELQSLLFFMKNYSN; encoded by the coding sequence ATGGCTCAAAATCAAGCTAAAATTCCTCGTGCAACATTGAAACGATTACCGTTATATTATAGATTCGTTAACACCTTGAAGACAAAAGGAATTGATCGAGTTAATTCTAAAACTATCAGTGAAGCGCTAAATATTGAATCAGCCACGATTAGAAGGGATTTTTCTTACTTTGGTGAGTTAGGAAAAAAGGGTTATGGCTACAATATTGATAGTTTATTAGAATTTTTTAAATCTGAACTTAGTGATAGTGAGGAGATTCATATTGCTATAGTTGGAGTAGGTAACTTAGGAAGGGCACTATTAACATACAACTTTTCAATTCATGACGAAATGACGATTACAGAAGCATTTGATATTGATAAAGATATTGTAGATCAACAAGTCGGTAAAGTGAAAGTTCATCATATGGATGATTTACAACAAGTGCTTGAAACTCAAGACATTAATGTAGTTATTCTAACTACACCTGAAAAGGCAGCTCAAAACGTAGTAGATCAGTTAGTTGAGGCTAATGTAAAAGGAATATTGAATTTTACACCGGCTAGAATAGAAGTGCCAAAAACTGTTCAAGTGCACCATATTGATTTAGGTATAGAATTACAATCACTTTTATTTTTTATGAAAAACTATTCGAACTAG
- a CDS encoding YeeE/YedE family protein: MVWMIISGLIVGILLGFVMQRTRFCLTGGFRDMYVQKNNKMFYALLVAITVQSIGLVILTSLGLIAIPYSTFPVLGTIIGSFIFGIGIVLAGGCATGTWYRAGEGLIGSWVALIMYAGTAAVTKTGVLLPVMNWINKPTKVNTSMAQTTGIPMWVLTIILTGITLFVVVKTLRKPKPKMAVPKLKQKYTGIRHYLFEKRYHPFVAGIAVGLIAFIAWPMSMSTGRDHGLGITTPSANLITFLITGDTKLVDWGVLLILGIFLGSYIAARGSHEFKWRLPDKRTIRNSAIGGICMGFGASVAGGCSIGNGLVETAIMSWKGWIALVSMIFGVWFMSYFIFVRPMKKLQQQTAPKQANSASTSKQPQTT; this comes from the coding sequence TTGGTTTGGATGATTATTAGCGGCCTAATCGTTGGGATTTTATTAGGCTTTGTCATGCAACGTACACGCTTCTGCTTAACAGGTGGTTTTAGAGATATGTACGTGCAAAAAAATAATAAAATGTTTTATGCTTTATTAGTAGCGATTACTGTTCAAAGTATTGGACTTGTAATATTAACAAGTTTAGGATTAATCGCAATTCCTTATAGTACATTTCCTGTTCTAGGAACGATTATTGGTTCTTTCATTTTCGGAATAGGAATAGTTCTAGCAGGTGGATGTGCGACTGGAACGTGGTACCGAGCTGGAGAGGGGTTAATCGGGAGCTGGGTTGCCCTCATTATGTATGCAGGCACTGCTGCAGTAACTAAAACAGGCGTTTTGCTTCCAGTTATGAATTGGATTAATAAACCTACGAAGGTGAATACAAGTATGGCTCAAACTACAGGTATTCCAATGTGGGTATTAACAATTATTTTAACTGGTATTACATTATTTGTTGTAGTGAAAACATTACGTAAGCCTAAACCTAAAATGGCAGTACCAAAATTGAAACAAAAGTATACAGGTATTAGACATTATTTATTTGAAAAACGTTACCACCCGTTTGTAGCAGGTATTGCGGTAGGTCTTATAGCATTTATCGCTTGGCCAATGAGTATGTCAACGGGACGTGATCATGGTTTAGGTATTACAACACCTTCTGCTAATTTAATTACATTCTTAATTACAGGTGATACTAAATTAGTAGATTGGGGCGTTTTATTAATATTAGGTATCTTCTTAGGCTCATATATTGCAGCAAGAGGTTCACATGAATTTAAATGGCGTTTACCGGATAAACGTACTATTAGAAACAGTGCAATTGGCGGTATTTGTATGGGATTTGGTGCCTCAGTGGCAGGCGGTTGCTCAATCGGTAACGGCTTAGTAGAAACTGCAATTATGTCTTGGAAAGGTTGGATAGCATTAGTATCTATGATCTTTGGTGTATGGTTCATGAGTTATTTTATCTTCGTAAGACCAATGAAAAAATTACAGCAACAAACTGCACCAAAGCAAGCGAACTCAGCATCTACTTCTAAACAACCTCAAACAACGTAA
- a CDS encoding sulfurtransferase TusA family protein, whose protein sequence is MLYELGTVGMVCPFPLIEAQKKMQTLENGDELKIDFDCTQATEAIPNWAAEQGYPVTNYEQLDDASWTITVQKA, encoded by the coding sequence ATGTTATATGAATTAGGTACAGTTGGTATGGTATGTCCATTCCCATTAATTGAAGCGCAAAAGAAAATGCAAACACTTGAAAACGGTGATGAGTTAAAAATCGATTTCGACTGTACTCAAGCGACAGAAGCCATTCCAAACTGGGCAGCAGAACAAGGTTACCCAGTAACAAACTATGAACAATTGGATGACGCTTCTTGGACGATTACAGTACAAAAAGCATAA
- a CDS encoding ammonium transporter — protein sequence MKMDDTIFLFLCTLLVWLMTPGLSLFYGGLVQSKNVLNTVMQSMAAMIIVTFTWITFGFTLSFGTGNDLIGNFDFMGLQHVGFAINQDLSPHVPFALFMLFQMMFCTIAVSILSGSIAERMRFIPFTIFIIIWVIVIYSPVAHWVWGGGWIGKLGALDYAGGTVVHITSGVSGLILAIMIGHGKKIEKIQPHNLLITLIGGILVWMGWYGFNTGSAYSLNDVALASFVNTVIAASGGAFSWLVLEYIITKKLSLLGLLSGVLAGLVAITPAAGYVSYLNAYIISICGGIACYFVINIIKEKFKYNDTLDAFGIHGVGGVVGAVLTGVFQSHAVNGDIDNGLVYTGNFHAVLIQLIAVVVVVIYTIVLTWIIGKVLQKLMPLATTEEEDKAGLDEIVHGEKAYFYGELNKLNKRY from the coding sequence ATGAAGATGGATGACACAATTTTTTTATTTCTTTGTACATTACTGGTGTGGTTAATGACACCGGGGTTAAGTTTATTCTATGGGGGTCTCGTACAATCTAAGAATGTATTGAATACAGTAATGCAAAGTATGGCAGCGATGATTATCGTAACTTTCACATGGATTACATTTGGTTTTACATTAAGTTTTGGAACTGGAAATGACTTAATAGGAAACTTTGATTTCATGGGCTTACAACATGTAGGTTTTGCGATTAATCAAGATTTAAGTCCACATGTTCCGTTTGCGCTATTTATGTTATTTCAAATGATGTTTTGTACTATTGCGGTCTCAATTTTATCTGGTTCTATTGCGGAACGTATGAGATTTATTCCGTTTACAATTTTTATCATAATATGGGTTATTGTCATTTATAGCCCGGTTGCTCACTGGGTATGGGGCGGCGGTTGGATAGGTAAGTTAGGTGCTTTAGATTATGCCGGAGGAACTGTTGTACATATTACGTCAGGGGTGTCGGGACTTATTTTAGCAATTATGATTGGTCATGGTAAAAAGATCGAAAAAATTCAACCCCATAATTTATTAATTACATTAATTGGTGGCATACTTGTTTGGATGGGATGGTATGGATTTAATACAGGTAGTGCCTATTCTTTAAATGATGTTGCATTAGCTTCATTTGTAAATACTGTGATTGCAGCTAGTGGTGGTGCATTCAGTTGGTTAGTACTGGAATACATAATAACTAAAAAGCTTAGCCTTCTTGGTTTATTATCAGGGGTACTTGCAGGTTTAGTAGCTATTACACCTGCTGCAGGTTATGTAAGTTATTTGAATGCATATATTATTTCAATTTGTGGTGGTATCGCATGTTATTTTGTCATTAATATTATTAAAGAGAAATTTAAATATAACGATACATTAGATGCATTTGGTATTCATGGTGTAGGTGGTGTAGTAGGAGCAGTACTTACTGGTGTCTTCCAATCTCATGCAGTTAATGGAGATATTGATAATGGCCTTGTCTACACTGGTAATTTCCATGCAGTATTGATTCAACTTATTGCAGTAGTAGTGGTAGTCATTTATACCATTGTTTTAACTTGGATTATCGGCAAAGTTTTACAAAAACTGATGCCATTAGCAACTACCGAAGAAGAAGATAAAGCAGGATTAGACGAAATTGTCCACGGTGAAAAAGCGTACTTCTACGGTGAGCTTAATAAATTAAATAAAAGATATTAA
- a CDS encoding sucrose-6-phosphate hydrolase, producing the protein MAEWSREERYRRLEDVESKLIEDLKYQVSTSKYCQIFHIQPETGLLNDPNGLIYFDGKYYISHQWFPLGAVHGLKYWFNYTSKDLITFEPQGPILKPDTEFDSHGVYSGSAFEHDGHLYYMYTGNHRDEDWERHASQMIAKVNEDGTIHKFKEPVISHQPQGYTSHFRDPKVFEHDDEFNAIIGAQNNNELGRFLLYKTVNRQLDHWELVGEIHTSLEDFGYMWECPDYFKLDGEDVILFSPQGLEPKGDKFRNIYQSGYIIGELDFDTLTFEHNEFIELDNGFDFYAPQTFVDEHGKRILIGWMGLPEIHYPTDDEGWAHCLTIPRELSMEEGKLRQRPLKALEKLRTNKETALGYANKFTRVLHPYEGTQYELIIDILDNEASELYFELRASKKCSTLITYNTREQKVTLDRSESGLLPDNVTDMTRSTILDTPLTQLQIFVDTSSIEIFCNDGERVLTSRIFPDETASGIKTSTESGQVYLQFTKYEFKGDR; encoded by the coding sequence ATGGCTGAATGGTCAAGAGAAGAACGCTATCGTCGTTTAGAAGATGTAGAATCAAAATTAATAGAAGACTTAAAATATCAAGTCTCAACATCTAAATATTGTCAAATATTTCATATTCAACCTGAAACAGGACTATTAAACGATCCAAACGGGTTAATATATTTTGACGGTAAATATTATATTTCTCATCAGTGGTTCCCTTTAGGAGCTGTGCATGGTCTAAAATATTGGTTTAATTATACCAGTAAAGACTTAATCACTTTTGAACCTCAAGGCCCTATACTTAAACCTGACACTGAATTTGATAGCCATGGTGTATATAGTGGAAGCGCCTTTGAACATGATGGTCACTTATATTATATGTATACTGGTAATCATCGAGATGAAGATTGGGAACGTCATGCTAGTCAAATGATAGCGAAAGTAAATGAGGATGGAACAATACATAAATTCAAAGAACCTGTTATTTCTCATCAACCTCAAGGTTACACAAGTCATTTTAGAGACCCAAAAGTGTTTGAACATGACGATGAGTTCAACGCGATAATTGGAGCACAAAATAATAATGAATTAGGTCGATTTTTATTATATAAAACAGTAAATCGTCAACTCGATCATTGGGAATTGGTTGGAGAAATTCACACTAGTTTAGAAGATTTCGGCTATATGTGGGAATGTCCGGATTATTTCAAATTAGATGGAGAAGATGTGATTTTATTTAGTCCTCAAGGGCTTGAACCCAAAGGAGATAAATTTAGAAATATTTACCAATCAGGTTATATTATTGGTGAATTAGACTTTGATACTTTGACATTTGAACATAATGAATTTATTGAATTAGATAATGGATTTGATTTTTATGCACCACAAACTTTTGTTGATGAACATGGTAAACGAATATTAATTGGATGGATGGGTTTACCTGAAATTCATTATCCAACTGATGATGAAGGATGGGCGCATTGTTTAACTATACCTCGTGAATTATCAATGGAGGAGGGCAAGTTACGTCAACGACCTCTTAAAGCATTAGAGAAATTACGCACCAATAAAGAAACAGCATTAGGCTACGCAAATAAATTTACTCGTGTACTGCATCCTTATGAAGGCACACAATATGAATTAATCATTGATATTTTGGACAATGAAGCATCAGAACTTTATTTTGAATTACGCGCTTCTAAAAAATGTTCAACTCTTATTACATATAATACGCGAGAACAAAAAGTAACATTAGATCGTTCAGAGAGTGGCTTATTACCGGATAATGTTACAGATATGACACGTAGTACTATTTTAGATACGCCACTTACTCAGTTACAAATTTTTGTAGATACATCAAGTATAGAAATATTCTGTAATGATGGTGAACGTGTACTGACATCTCGTATTTTTCCAGATGAAACTGCTTCAGGAATTAAAACATCAACAGAATCGGGACAAGTATATTTACAATTTACGAAATATGAATTTAAAGGTGATAGATAA
- a CDS encoding carbohydrate kinase, producing MRKLYALGEALIDFIPNVTNSELKDVTQFSRQVGGAPANVASVAQKLGANAEMVTQLGHDAFGDIIVETLDQLGVGTQYIRRTNEANTALAFVSLKEDGQRDFSFYRKPSADMLYQPSYLDEITISEYDILHFCSVDLVESEMKTSHKMMIEKFEAANGIIVFDPNVRLPLWDSADACKAAIQEFIPKAHVVKVSDEEIEFITGKADETEAIQSLFTGNVEAVIFTQGPKGATIFLKNGGSIHHEGYKVKAIDTTGAGDAFIGAVISRMLNSSITDITDLFEKEGQEILKFSNLVAAKVTTKYGAIESIPALDEVMKDLQ from the coding sequence ATGAGAAAGTTATATGCCCTAGGCGAAGCATTAATTGATTTTATTCCAAATGTAACGAATTCTGAATTAAAAGACGTCACACAATTTAGCCGTCAAGTAGGGGGCGCTCCTGCCAATGTGGCGAGTGTAGCTCAAAAATTGGGGGCGAATGCAGAGATGGTAACACAACTAGGACACGATGCATTTGGCGATATCATTGTAGAAACGCTTGATCAATTAGGTGTAGGCACGCAATATATTAGAAGAACTAATGAAGCTAATACAGCGCTTGCATTTGTAAGTTTAAAAGAAGATGGTCAACGTGATTTTTCATTTTATCGTAAACCCTCTGCAGATATGTTATATCAACCGTCTTATCTAGACGAAATTACAATATCCGAATATGATATTTTGCATTTTTGTTCAGTCGATTTAGTAGAAAGTGAAATGAAAACTTCTCACAAAATGATGATAGAGAAATTCGAAGCAGCTAATGGTATCATCGTTTTTGATCCGAACGTGAGATTGCCATTATGGGATAGTGCGGATGCGTGTAAAGCGGCGATTCAAGAATTTATTCCTAAAGCACACGTTGTTAAAGTTTCTGATGAAGAAATTGAATTCATTACTGGTAAAGCAGATGAAACTGAAGCCATTCAATCATTATTTACAGGCAATGTTGAAGCGGTTATTTTTACACAGGGTCCTAAAGGGGCAACCATTTTCTTAAAAAATGGGGGAAGCATTCATCACGAAGGTTATAAAGTGAAAGCGATTGATACAACTGGGGCAGGGGATGCCTTTATTGGAGCAGTAATTAGCAGAATGTTAAATAGTTCAATCACTGATATTACTGACCTCTTTGAAAAGGAAGGACAAGAAATACTTAAATTCAGTAATTTAGTAGCAGCTAAAGTGACTACTAAATATGGAGCGATTGAGAGTATTCCTGCTTTAGATGAAGTCATGAAAGACTTACAATAA
- a CDS encoding quorum-sensing response regulator AgrA, translating into MKIFICEDDVKQRENMVSIINNYIMIEEKPMEIALATDDPYEVIEQSKEMNDVGCYFLDIQLEADMNGIKLGSEIRKYDPIGNIIFVTSHSELTYLTFVYKVSAMDFIFKDDPSQLQTRIIDCIETAHTRLKLLSKESNIETIELKRGSNSIYVQYDDVMFFESSTKSHRLIAHLDNRQIEFYGNLKELAQLDDRFFRCHNSFVVNRHNIESIDSKERIVNFKNGEHCYASVRNVKKI; encoded by the coding sequence ATGAAAATATTCATTTGTGAAGATGATGTGAAACAGCGTGAAAATATGGTTTCAATTATTAATAATTACATAATGATTGAGGAAAAACCAATGGAAATTGCGTTAGCTACAGATGATCCTTATGAAGTTATAGAGCAATCTAAAGAAATGAATGATGTAGGTTGCTATTTCTTAGATATCCAATTAGAAGCGGATATGAATGGCATTAAATTGGGCAGTGAAATTCGTAAGTACGATCCGATTGGTAACATCATTTTTGTGACTAGTCATAGTGAATTAACTTATTTAACGTTTGTCTACAAAGTATCTGCAATGGACTTTATTTTCAAAGATGATCCAAGCCAGTTGCAAACAAGAATTATTGATTGCATAGAAACTGCACATACACGTTTGAAGTTACTTTCCAAAGAAAGTAACATTGAAACAATAGAATTAAAACGTGGTAGCAACTCTATTTATGTCCAATATGATGACGTAATGTTTTTTGAATCATCAACAAAATCTCATCGTTTAATTGCTCATTTAGACAATCGCCAAATTGAATTTTATGGCAATCTTAAAGAACTCGCCCAATTAGATGACCGCTTCTTTAGATGTCACAACAGTTTTGTTGTTAATCGTCATAATATCGAATCTATTGATTCTAAAGAACGTATAGTTAACTTTAAAAACGGCGAACATTGTTACGCTTCCGTTCGAAATGTCAAAAAAATATAA